In one Bradyrhizobium sp. 4 genomic region, the following are encoded:
- a CDS encoding LysR family transcriptional regulator, with translation MSAKELSYNAHSAAQLRHLTIRQLRSLAALAAKGSVTAASTQLGLTQPAVTQQLRQLQDLAGLPLLQRTGDGMLLTEAGKEVLTLAERVEAAITDCQGALDLLAGRTGGTVHLGAVSTAKYFVPHAIAAFSKRYPKIELKLTVGNREEIREAMHGYDLDFAVMGRPPADVSVDVRQLGRNPHIIVARKGHWLEKDSGLNLTDLVHETFLTREPGSGTRTLMEGMFQRSDLEPIIGMEMSSNETIKQAVIAGLGIAFISAHTVAHELTEGRLIVLDVAGLPIVRQWYVIRRSDKVLLPPAQAMFDFLGSEGSNYLPELPEFGAR, from the coding sequence ATGAGCGCCAAAGAATTATCTTATAATGCCCATTCGGCGGCACAGCTCCGGCATCTGACGATCCGGCAGCTTCGCTCGCTCGCGGCGCTCGCGGCCAAGGGCAGCGTCACGGCAGCCTCGACCCAGCTCGGCCTGACGCAGCCGGCCGTGACCCAGCAACTGCGCCAGCTTCAGGATCTCGCCGGCCTGCCGCTGCTGCAGCGGACCGGCGACGGCATGCTGCTGACGGAGGCGGGCAAGGAAGTGCTTACCCTCGCCGAGCGCGTGGAAGCCGCAATCACCGACTGCCAGGGCGCGCTCGACCTGCTCGCCGGGCGAACCGGCGGCACGGTGCATCTCGGCGCGGTCTCGACCGCAAAATATTTCGTGCCGCACGCGATCGCGGCATTCTCGAAGCGGTATCCGAAGATCGAGCTCAAGCTCACGGTAGGCAATCGCGAGGAGATCCGCGAGGCCATGCACGGCTACGACCTCGATTTCGCGGTGATGGGTCGGCCACCGGCCGATGTCAGCGTCGACGTCCGTCAGCTCGGGCGGAATCCGCACATCATCGTCGCACGCAAGGGGCACTGGCTGGAGAAAGATTCCGGCCTCAACCTGACCGACCTCGTGCACGAGACCTTCCTCACCCGCGAGCCTGGCTCGGGCACGCGGACGCTGATGGAAGGCATGTTCCAGAGGTCGGATCTCGAGCCGATCATCGGCATGGAGATGAGCAGCAACGAGACCATCAAGCAGGCTGTCATCGCCGGGCTCGGCATCGCCTTCATCTCGGCCCACACCGTGGCGCACGAGCTCACCGAGGGCCGGCTGATCGTGCTCGACGTCGCGGGCCTGCCGATCGTGCGGCAATGGTACGTGATCCGCCGCAGCGACAAGGTGCTGTTGCCGCCGGCGCAGGCGATGTTCGATTTCTTGGGATCGGAGGGGTCGAACTATCTTCCCGAATTGCCCGAATTCGGCGCGCGATAG
- a CDS encoding phosphoribulokinase, whose product MSRKHPIISITGSSGAGTTSVKKTFEQIFFREKVNAAYIEGDAFHRYDRVEMRTQMAKEADRGNRHFSHFSPETNLFEELERAFRDYGETGTATTRHYVHDAEESALHGAAPGTFTEWKRLPESSDLLFYEGLHGAVVTDKVNVARYADLKIGVVPVINLEWIQKLHRDRSARGYSTEAVTDTVLRRMPDYIHYICPQFSETDINFQRVPTVDTSNPFIARWIPTPDESMVVIRFKNPRGIDFPYLLSMLPQSWMSRANSIVCPGAKLDLAMQLILTPLIMQLIERKRNLK is encoded by the coding sequence ATGTCCAGGAAGCATCCGATCATCTCCATCACCGGTTCTTCCGGCGCCGGCACCACGTCGGTCAAGAAGACGTTCGAACAGATATTCTTCCGCGAGAAGGTCAACGCCGCCTACATCGAAGGCGACGCCTTCCATCGTTACGATCGCGTGGAAATGCGCACGCAGATGGCGAAGGAGGCCGATCGCGGCAACAGGCATTTCAGCCATTTCAGCCCCGAGACCAATCTGTTCGAGGAGCTGGAGCGGGCGTTCCGCGACTATGGCGAGACCGGTACGGCGACGACGCGGCACTATGTCCACGATGCCGAGGAATCCGCGCTGCATGGTGCCGCACCCGGCACCTTCACCGAATGGAAACGGCTGCCGGAGAGCTCCGACCTGCTGTTCTACGAGGGCCTGCATGGCGCGGTCGTCACCGACAAGGTCAACGTCGCGCGTTATGCCGACCTCAAGATCGGCGTCGTGCCCGTCATCAATCTCGAATGGATCCAGAAGCTGCACCGCGACCGCAGTGCGCGAGGCTATTCGACCGAGGCCGTCACCGACACCGTTCTGCGAAGGATGCCCGACTACATCCACTACATCTGTCCGCAATTTTCCGAGACCGACATCAACTTCCAGCGCGTGCCGACGGTGGACACCTCCAATCCATTCATCGCGCGCTGGATCCCAACGCCGGACGAATCGATGGTCGTGATCCGCTTCAAGAACCCGCGCGGCATCGACTTCCCCTACCTGCTCTCGATGCTGCCGCAAAGCTGGATGTCGCGCGCCAATTCGATCGTGTGCCCCGGCGCGAAGCTCGATCTTGCCATGCAGCTGATCCTGACGCCGCTGATCATGCAGCTCATCGAGCGCAAGCGAAACCTGAAGTGA
- a CDS encoding class 1 fructose-bisphosphatase — protein MTGQLRLDDHLQRYSETAPHALAVASAVDAIAAAAIEIADLIATGDLADASGLTTGRNSDGDVQRDLDVQADAILRRCLGKLPIAALASEEMREPQIGDRKAKICVAIDPLDGSSNIDINMTVGTIFSILPAPDDLALAFHQRGSAQLAAGFVTYGPQTSLVLTLGEGVDIFTLDRKSGCFRLARSAVQISETCEEFAINASNRRHWEQPVRAFVDECLAGVEGQANHNFNMRWVGSLVAEAYRILTRGGVFLYPSDARPGYGDGRLRLVYEAHPMAYIVEQAGGSASTGRERILELSAQSLHQRVPLIMGSNNEVQRVEDLHCDPLLVASVSAPLFARRGFFRL, from the coding sequence ATGACCGGGCAACTCAGGCTGGACGACCACCTTCAGCGGTATTCCGAGACGGCGCCGCATGCGCTGGCCGTGGCGTCCGCGGTCGATGCCATCGCGGCGGCCGCGATCGAAATCGCCGATCTCATCGCCACGGGAGACCTTGCGGACGCCTCCGGCCTGACCACCGGCCGCAATAGCGACGGTGACGTCCAGCGCGATCTCGACGTGCAGGCGGATGCGATCCTGCGCCGCTGTCTCGGCAAGCTGCCGATCGCGGCACTGGCGTCGGAGGAGATGCGCGAACCTCAGATCGGCGACCGCAAGGCCAAGATCTGCGTCGCGATCGATCCGCTCGACGGCTCCTCCAACATCGACATCAACATGACCGTAGGCACGATCTTTTCGATCCTGCCCGCGCCTGATGATCTCGCGCTCGCCTTTCATCAGCGCGGCTCGGCGCAGCTCGCGGCGGGGTTCGTCACCTACGGCCCGCAGACCTCGCTGGTGCTGACGCTTGGCGAGGGCGTCGATATCTTCACGCTGGATCGCAAGTCCGGTTGCTTCCGTCTCGCGCGTAGCGCCGTGCAGATCTCCGAGACCTGCGAGGAGTTCGCGATCAACGCCTCGAACCGCCGGCATTGGGAACAGCCGGTGCGCGCCTTCGTCGACGAATGCCTCGCCGGTGTGGAAGGGCAGGCCAACCACAATTTCAACATGCGCTGGGTCGGCTCGCTGGTTGCCGAGGCCTACCGTATCCTCACCCGCGGTGGCGTGTTCCTCTATCCCTCCGATGCACGGCCGGGCTATGGCGACGGCCGCCTGCGCCTCGTCTACGAGGCGCACCCGATGGCTTACATCGTCGAGCAGGCCGGCGGCTCCGCGTCGACCGGGCGCGAACGCATCCTTGAGCTTTCAGCGCAGAGCCTGCACCAGCGCGTGCCGCTGATCATGGGTTCGAACAACGAGGTGCAGCGCGTCGAGGACCTGCATTGCGATCCCTTGCTGGTCGCCAGCGTCTCCGCACCGCTGTTCGCGCGGCGCGGCTTCTTCCGGCTGTAA